One genomic window of Augochlora pura isolate Apur16 chromosome 5, APUR_v2.2.1, whole genome shotgun sequence includes the following:
- the Nipped-b gene encoding nipped-B cohesin loading factor isoform X3 produces the protein MNLRVHVRTLDLILIIFFVQAVMPEQIKFKMNGVIPSVPITTLAGIASLTDLLPEMPLPTPLPQTLTNKSLLFHPRVAEEAQILLSVRNENLVPQLILSLSQTSSDHIELKDNYANTVQPLETEQNTPELLKAILQINPHVFKGPQYNSPRNWPQGTPMMHSNQTSANYGRFSPSYSSSSGSRQTPQGSPAHPAAARTVLPPPTGIINPLPNMTPQPNMYSPAHMSSPGTPLTTLGNLTPQHHNMAGMTPQHNMHMASSIGANMPIQQHQTMNMQQNVFDPMMNQQVHHPLSTHQPMDLDSSVQENPQFLLDPVTGLPDIDLPIENIETKQSMDNATQHLLSTTQATSYPSMETDDMVNAINSNPTPIIQHQQNNNSEKGLKLPGPLPEKLKEPVVMLDRLSLADQALMQKSLAAFAEKSPSRAAKMGISNREEVKSESESEEEIGKNNKYFKARAKERQVQREKEKAERKKGEEKTRRRRRVLDDDDEEEEEKKEQQQQQQQQLSPSKPKIRKIEKKLVPVLAKLSVEELMETNTYQRFNTTIETIFENTEDVAANAEFEDDGDVPPELLIPKYQLHDLCTEAAKLKALGAMESIPSDRLVRLLNILEKNIRDGAKVSPLADPDDDIEESRLWMQLAMERVQRAVDASLIALHIMTSNNMPKMVYLEDVIDRIVLFMKFQLQNTIYPSFDPVYKIDTKNKTDNYNSSGRKKRGHMKEVREKSILQVYNKMHELVGLLAELLNIQVLTDTSVLHASTLGVAPFFVESVSDLQLSALKLVTVIFTKYEKHRRLLLDDILASIARLPSSKRSLRTYRLNSEDHIQMLTALVLQLIQCVVVLSDNAIPQQKKSQDEEEKKEEKKPSFVDADVLIINKYETATRIAGNFLNVFLSKCGSKGEEIDYRPLFENFVQDLLATVNKPEWPAAELLLSLLGKLLVGHFSNKSSDMSLRVASIDYLGVVAARLRKDAVSSHCKLSTIDQIIKDIKIEQQKDSDYDQVKDKEIHGLSEDEERTVFLQKVLLDYLAVNGTKDSALGYARHFYLAQWYRDCAVEKSKVGQVKNSPSKKMHKKRVKKKNKHHSSDQDSDSDLDEPDPDENDNNEQKNSEAYRIIEEKKKYIISRIRPYSTGTKPDILQTYIDYNSAELISQYLASKRPFSQSFDRYLKQILHVLTESSIAIRTKAMKCLTMIVEADPSVLARGDMQLGVKHSFLDHATSVREAAVDLVGKFVLSRPELIDKYYDMLLARILDTGVSVRKRVIKILKDICMECPDFPKIPEICVKMIRRVNDEEGIRKLVMEVFQNMWFTPVRERPSLDSESLLRKVMNITDVVAASKDMGLEWFEQLLVSLFKPKEDKDDSTKMQTEPPKALLTACKQIVDCLIENVLRLEETNLEEAEKVEKKGSSQRLVACLTTLYLFAKIRPQLLVNHAITLQPYLSLKCQTQGDYQIISSVAHTLELVVPLMEHPSETFLAQLEEDSVKLILQHDPSVVASCLSCLGSIVNNVTRNFKLIRDCFKKYYGHLTEYKSFYEKNPTNPMLLKYRPFVRRALFTVGLLLRHFNFTDPEVIEGLAENIKDQVFETLNYFVNLDNDDVKHFTLSAIGSLCIRHYELMLLPELKELYHHLLTSENALVHMRIQVLNNVEVYLQEEDKRMIKQDMEWAKRSKQENLKEMGDVSSGMASTVIQLYVKEILEAFLHANVNVRHAALKVIQLILAQGLVHPVQIVPYLICMSTDCEKAVSHSADKQLQDIEKKYPGFIHMKSQLGIRLSYRLQKILQNEMTVRGMRVKEGEFPGALNGFLYTILRNTKQQRRAIVLSFLKQFDETAKTSLSQMLYLADNLAYFTYQVQDEPLFIIHHIDIIISMSGTNLLQSFKEALLPKEGSNQQQLQQQQQQQQLQQQQQQQQTQYQTPLGPDGQPRPEQLFSVLEDEEDDEEDEDILLARLPDDTTVLREYITASQGFLLLLTLRQHLKDLYGFSDQKISQYSPTEAAKVYEKAVNRKNNLLFKPKATLQRLKDGVSNEELDGDGRKKLVKEYLDFKQLMLKFDLEEQEEDGNDGDTSGKQLAENAKLAHHSELDGKLADGNAMAGSGPVPVPMQPMHPPPVPQQMQPRVPKLTIHAHSEAKEHRKHRSHKTEKVKKHKKKKRRRISDSSDSGDDYSDPDFLV, from the exons ATGAACCTCAGAGTACACGTAAGGACACTGGACctaattttaatcatattttttgtCCAGGCTGTAATGCCAGAACAAATCAAATTCAAGATGAACGGGGTTATACCGAGTGTGCCAATCACAACTCTCGCTGGTATCGCGAGTCTCACTGACTTGTTGCCTGAAATGCCCCTCCCAACACCGCTGCCGCAGACATTGACTAACAAGTCCCTTCTGTTTCATCCAAGAGTGGCCGAAGAAGCACAAATCCTACTGAGTGTCCGTAACGAGAACTTGGTGCCGCAGCTGATATTGTCCTTGTCGCAAACGTCCTCGGATCACATAGAGCTGAAAGACAATTATGCAAATACAGTACAACCTTTGGAAACCGAGCAAAATACTCCAGAGCTGCTGAAAGCGATACTACAGATAAATCCGCACGTATTCAAGGGTCCTCAGTACAATTCACCGAGAAACTGGCCCCAAGGTACACCTATGATGCATAGCAATCAAACGTCGGCGAATTATGGGCGGTTTTCTCCATCCTACTCGAGTTCCTCGGGATCGAGACAAACGCCGCAAGGTAGTCCAGCTCACCCTGCTGCCGCTAGGACGGTACTCCCTCCGCCAACCGGTATCATCAACCCCCTACCTAACATGACACCGCAGCCAAACATGTACTCTCCAGCTCACATGAGTTCTCCAGGTACACCGTTAACGACTCTGGGTAATCTAACACCTCAACACCATAACATGGCTGGTATGACGCCCCAGCATAACATGCACATGGCGTCCTCCATAGGCGCAAACATGCCTATCCAGCAACACCAAACTATGAATATGCAGCAAAATGTGTTTGATCCGATGATGAACCAACAAGTGCATCATCCTTTAAGTACGCATCAACCGATGGACTTGGACAGTTCGGTCCAGGAAAATCCGCAGTTTTTATTAGATCCGGTGACAGGTCTTCCCGATATTGACTTACCGATTGAAAATATCGAGACGAAACAAAGTATGGACAATGCGACGCAGCATTTACTGTCGACGACGCAGGCCACATCCTACCCTAGTATGGAGACCGATGACATGGTCAATGCTATAAATAGCAATCCGACGCCGATTATACAACATCAACAAAACAATAACTCGGAAAAGGGACTAAAACTGCCTGGTCCCTTACCGGAGAAACTGAAGGAGCCGGTGGTCATGCTGGATAGATTATCCCTTGCAGACCAGGCTCTGATGCAGAAAAGTTTGGCCGCGTTCGCGGAGAAGTCGCCGAGTCGCGCCGCGAAAATGGGAATCTCGAATCGTGAGGAGGTCAAGTCCGAGTCAGAAAGCGAGGAAGAAATAGGTAAGAACAATAAATACTTTAAGGCACGGGCGAAAGAACGCCAGGTGCAGCGGGAGAAGGAAAAggcggagagaaagaagggTGAGGAGAAAACGCGCAGGAGAAGAAGGGTACTGGACGATGATgacgaggaagaggaggagaagaaggagcagcagcaacaacagcagcagcagttaTCGCCCAGCAAGCCAAAAATCAGAAAGATCGAGAAAAAACTAGTTCCGGTGTTAGCGAAGCTCAGCGTGGAGGAGCTGATGGAAACGAACACGTATCAGCGTTTCAACACAACCATAGAGACGATATTCGAGAACACGGAAGACGTTGCGGCCAATGCAGAATTTGAAGACGACGGCGATGTGCCTCCAGAGCTATTAATCCCCAAGTACCAGCTGCATGACCTCTGTACCGAAGCCGCTAAACTGAAGGCGCTAGGGGCTATGGAGTCTATTCCTTCGGATAGACTGGTTAGGCTGCTGAACATTCTGGAGAAGAACATCCGTGATGGAGCCAAGGTCTCACCTCTCGCGGACCCCGATGATGATATTGAAGAGAGCCGGTTGTGGATGCAGCTGGCCATGGAGAGGGTGCAGCGTGCGGTGGACGCGTCTCTGATCGCGTTGCACATTATGACGTCGAACAACATGCCGAAGATGGTCTACCTGGAAGATGTAATCGACAGAATAGTCCTGTTCATGAAGTTTCAACTGCAGAATACAATATATCCCTCTTTCGATCCCGTTTATAAGATAGACACGAAAAACAAGACtgacaattataattctaGCGGCCGTAAGAAGAGGGGTCACATGAAAGAGGTACGCGAGAAGAGCATTCTCCAGGTATACAACAAAATGCATGAGTTGGTCGGTTTGCTCGCGGAACTGCTGAACATACAGGTGCTGACGGACACCAGTGTCCTACACGCGTCCACGCTGGGCGTCGCGCCCTTCTTCGTCGAGTCTGTCAGCGATCTTCAGTTGAGCGCGCTGAAGCTTGTCACCGTCATCTTTACTAAGTACGAGAAGCACAGGAGGTTGTTACTGGATGACATACTAGCATCTATAGCTCGCCTGCCGAGCAGCAAACGAAGTTTGAGAACCTATAGATTGAACTCTGAGGATCACATACAGATGTTAACTGCGTTGGTGCTGCAACTGATCCAGTGCGTGGTTGTCTTATCCGACAATGCGATTCCGCAACAGAAGAAATCTCAGGATGAGGAAGAAAAGAAGGAGGAGAAAAAGCCGAGCTTCGTGGACGCGGACGTGTTGATCATCAATAAGTATGAGACGGCAACCAGAATAGcggggaattttttaaacgtgttTCTGAGCAAATGCGGCAGCAAAGGAGAAGAGATCGATTACAGACCGTTATTTGAGAATTTCGTGCAGGATTTGCTAGCCACCGTGAACAAGCCAGAATGGCCAGCAGCAGAGCTGCTTCTAAGTCTGCTGGGGAAGCTGCTGGTAGGACACTTTTCGAACAAAAGCTCGGACATGTCGCTCCGGGTGGCCTCCATCGACTACCTCGGCGTCGTCGCGGCTAGATTACGGAAAGATGCTGTTAGCTCGCACTGTAAATTGTCTACCATCGATCAGATCATCAAAGACATCAAGATAGAGCAGCAGAAGGATTCCGATTACGACCAAGTCAAGGACAAGGAAATCCATGGACTGAGCGAAGACGAGGAGAGGACAGTTTTTTTACAGAAAGTCCTGCTAGACTACTTGGCTGTAAACGGAACGAAGGATTCCGCGTTAGGCTATGCTCGCCACTTTTACTTGGCGCAGTGGTACAGGGACTGCGCGGTGGAGAAGTCAAAGGTTGGTCAAGTGAAGAACAGTCCCAGCAAAAAGATGCACAAGAAGAGGGTCAAGAAGAAGAACAAGCATCACTCGAGCGATCAGGATTCAGACTCCGATTTAGACGAGCCGGATCCGGACGAGAACGACAATAACGAGCAGAAGAACTCCGAGGCTTACAGGATCATCgaggagaagaaaaagtaCATTATAAGTAGAATAAGGCCGTACAGCACAGGCACGAAGCCGGACATCCTTCAGACGTACATCGATTACAATTCGGCAGAACTTATATCGCAGTATCTTGCTTCGAAGAGGCCTTTCTCGCAAAGTTTCGATCGATATCTGAAACAGATCCTGCACGTGTTGACGGAGTCGTCGATAGCGATCCGAACGAAGGCAATGAAGTGTTTGACGATGATCGTCGAAGCTGATCCGAGCGTCTTGGCGAGAGGAGACATGCAGTTGGGCGTGAAGCACTCGTTTCTGGATCACGCCACGTCCGTGAGAGAAGCAGCCGTCGACTTGGTAGGGAAATTTGTACTAAGTAGGCCGGAATTAATAGACAAGTATTACGACATGCTGTTGGCGAGGATCCTGGACACCGGAGTCAGCGTGCGGAAACGCGTGATCAAGATCTTGAAGGACATCTGCATGGAGTGCCCCGACTTCCCGAAGATACCGGAGATCTGTGTAAAGATGATCAGACGGGTCAACGACGAGGAAGGCATTAGGAAATTAGTCATGGAGGTGTTTCAAAACATGTGGTTTACGCCGGTCAGAGAGCGACCCAGCCTGGACTCCGAGTCACTGTTGAGGAAGGTGATGAACATCACGGACGTCGTGGCAGCTAGCAAAGACATGGGCCTTGAGTGGTTCGAACAGCTGCTGGTAAGCTTGTTCAAGCCGAAGGAAGACAAAGACGATAGTACAAAAATGCAAACCGAGCCCCCGAAGGCGTTGTTGACTGCGTGCAAGCAGATTGTTGATTGTCTGATTGAGAACGTTCTCCGATTGGAGGAGACCAACTTGGAGGAGGCCGAGAAGGTAGAGAAGAAGGGCTCCTCGCAGAGGCTGGTCGCTTGTTTGACTACCTTGTATCTATTCGCGAAGATACGGCCACAGTTGCTGGTGAACCATGCGATCACGTTGCAGCCTTATTTAAGTTTAAAGTGCCAGACGCAAGGCGACTATCAGATCATCAGCAGCGTGGCGCACACGCTAGAGTTGGTTGTGCCACTAATGGAACATCCCAGCGAGACTTTTTTAGCACAGCTGGAGGAGGACTCGGTCAAGTTGATCCTGCAACACGACCCATCGGTGGTCGCCAGCTGCCTGTCCTGCTTAGGTTCTATAGTTAACAACGTGACcaggaattttaaattgatacgAGActgttttaagaaatattacggACATCTGACCGAGTACAAATCGTTTTACGAGAAAAACCCGACTAATCCGATGCTCCTCAAGTATAGGCCGTTCGTCAGGCGGGCGTTGTTCACGGTTGGCCTGCTGTTACGGCACTTCAACTTCACCGACCCGGAGGTGATCGAAGGCTTGGCGGAGAACATCAAAGACCAGGTTTTTGAGACGCTCAACTACTTTGTGAATCTCGACAACGATGACGTCAAACACTTCACACTGTCTGCGATCGGCTCTCTTTGTATACGACATTACGAGTTGATGTTGCTTCCCGAGCTGAAGGAGCTCTACCATCACCTGCTTACGTCTGAAAATGCGTTGGTGCACATGCGAATCCAGGTGTTAAACAACGTTGAGGTATACTTGCAGGAGGAAGACAAGAGGATGATCAAACAGGACATGGAATGGGCCAAGAGGTCGAAGCAGGAAAACTTGAAGGAGATGGGAGACGTGTCTTCGGGAATGGCCAGCACCGTGATCCAGTTGTACGTGAAAGAGATCCTCGAAGCTTTCTTGCACGCGAACGTGAACGTCCGACATGCAGCCCTTAAGGTCATCCAGTTAATATTGGCCCAAGGCCTGGTCCATCCGGTCCAAATCGTTCCGTATCTAATCTGTATGAGCACGGACTGCGAGAAAGCGGTAAGCCATAGCGCGGACAAACAGCTGCAGGACATCGAGAAGAAGTATCCTGGCTTCATTCACATGAAGTCACAATTGGGTATCAGGCTAAGCTATCGGCTGCAGAAGATCTTGCAAAACGAGATGACGGTGAGGGGTATGCGGGTGAAGGAGGGCGAGTTCCCGGGCGCGTTGAACGGTTTCCTCTACACGATCTTGAGGAACACGAAGCAGCAGAGGCGAGCGATCGTATTGTCCTTCCTGAAACAGTTCGACGAGACCGCGAAAACGAGCTTGTCGCAAATGCTGTATCTAGCCGACAATCTCGCTTACTTTACATATCAAGTACAGGACGAGCCGTTGTTTATCATCCATCACATTGACATTATCATCTCGATGTCCGGTACGAACCTCTTGCAGTCGTTCAAAGAAGCGTTACTTCCCAAGGAAGGCAGCAATCAACAACAactgcagcagcagcaacaacaacaacagctgcaacagcagcagcaacaacaacaaacgCAATATCAAACGCCATTGGGCCCCGATGGCCAGCCGCGGCCTGAACAATTGTTTTCGGTGTTGGAGGACGAGGAAGACGATGAGGAGGATGAGGATATCCTACTGGCAAGGTTACCCGATGACACCACTGTACTAAGGGAGTACATTACGGCGAGTCAAGGATTTCTGCTCTTGCTCACACTGAGACAGCATTTGAAGGACCTGTACGGCTTCTCTGATCAAAAAATCAGCCAGTACTCGCCCACGGAGGCCGCCAAGGTCTACGAGAAAGCCGTCAACCGAAAGAACAACCTGCTGTTCAAACCAAAGGCTACTCTGCAGAGACTAAAGGACGGCGTCAGCAACGAGGAGCTGGACGGAGATGGCAGGAAGAAGCTGGTCAAGGAGTACTTGGACTTCAAACAGTTGATGCTCAAGTTCGACCTTGAAGAACAGGAGGAAGACGGCAACGACGGTGACACAAGTGGGAAGCAACTGGCGGAGAACGCCAAGCTGGCACACCACTCCGAACTAGACGGCAAATTAGCAGATGGGAACGCGATGG CTGGTTCCGGACCTGTACCCGTGCCTATGCAGCCCATGCATCCTCCTCCGGTGCCCCAGCAGATGCAGCCGCGCGTGCCGAAGCTGACGATACACGCGCATTCGGAAGCGAAGGAGCACCGCAAGCACCGCTCGCACAAAACGGAGAAGGTCAAGAAgcataaaaagaagaagaggagaagaaTCTCCGATAGCAGTGACAGCGGCGACGACTACAGTGATCCTGACTTTCTAGTGTGA